In Streptomyces sp. ML-6, the genomic stretch GCAGGCCCTTCACCGGTCCGCCGACACCGCCCCCGGGACGGCGCGTCGTGATCTGGGAGGCGCTGTAGAGGCTGCCGCCGCCCGCTGTGTTGTACGCCTGGTAGGTGAACGTCGGGATCTTGTACAGGATCCTGCGGCCGGAGGGCGCGGAGGGAGTGACGACCAAGAGGATGCGCCCCTCCCTGGCATCCAGCGGCGGAGTACCGGACGCGTGCTCCGTGCCCAAGACCGCGATGTAGACGCCGGACCGCCACTCCGGGGGTACGAGAAACTCGTACGCGGGCCACCGCCAGTCGGCGTCGAAACGTCCGGAGGACGCGGCACGGCCGGGCCACTCGCTGTGTCCCGCATGCTGCGGTGTGGCTCCCCAGCGATAGAAGTCAACGTGTACGTGGGGAGCGGTGGTGGCGATGTGCAGGCGCACCACCTCGCCGGCGCGGACGCTGGGCCGGGCCGCGTATCCGTTGACCGGGATCACGCGCCCTCCCTGGGGCGGGCCACACCGGACAGGTGGAACGCGTCGATCGTCTCGACGCGGGCGTCCCAACCCAGACCATCCAGCTGGGAGGTGAGGTCTGCGGGGTCTCGGAGCACCTTCACGGCGACGTGGCGGGAACCGTCGGAGAGGGTGCGTCGCACGGTCGGTACCGGCGCCTCGTCCACCTGTTCCTCGATCTCCGCCTTCGCCGACGAGTCATCGAGGAACACCACGTGGCCGCCCGGCGCCAGCGCCCGCCGAAGCAGGTCCCAGAACGGCTCCATCTCGACCGGCGGGACATGGCTGAGCCAGAAGGCGAAGAACACCGTGTCGTACTGGCGGTCCGGTTCCCAGCCGAAGATGTCCGCTTCGATAAAACGGGTCGCGGTGCCCCGCACGCGGTCGCGGGCTCGGCGGAGCATCTCCGGTGCCGCGTCCAGCGCGGTCAGGCTGTGGGCCTGGGGGAGGAGCAACTTGGTCCACTGGCCCGTGCCGCAGGCGAGCTCCAGGACGTCACCGCTGACCGGTAGCGCGTCAAGGGCCTTCGCGAGCCGCGGCATGCTCATGCGGTCGCTGTACGTGCCGTCGTACTCGTCGGCTCGATCGCGGTAGTAGGCGATTTGCCGTTCGGACCAGTCGTCCGAACCGTGCTGTTGTGCCTTCGCTTCGGTCATCGTGTGACCACCCCTCTCGTCTGCCTGCGGAGCGGTGGAGCTCCGTGCTGAGCAGACTGCCGAGCTGCGTCGGACAGCGGGCTGCCGTGGTGTCGCACTCGCGGTGCAGCACCGCCGCTGTCCAAGGCGGCGGGTGCACCTCGCTCAGACCTGGCCGGAATGGCCGGGTGCTGCATCCGTGCTGAACTCCCGTCGCAGCGAAGGCTCTACGCCGCTGGTCAGACCGCCCTACCCTGTTATCGTCGTCGGTGTCGGTCGAAGGAGCTCAGGTGGCCACAGTGCAGCGCTGGACCGGACGGGAGGCGCGCGCTCTGCGGCTCGCGACGCGTCGGAGCGTGCGTGGCTTCGCGTCCTACCTCGGCGTCAGCGACCGGACGGTGTCCAACTGGGAGGCCCGGGGCGAGGAGATCGTCGTCGCACCGGACTCCCAGGCGCTACTCGACACGGCGTTGGAACGGAGCGACGCGGAGGTGCGGCAGCGCTTCTGGGACTCCGTCGGCGTTCCAACGCCCTCGGTCTCGCCGGCGCCGGACCACTACCTTCCGATACCCGTTCCGGAGCCCGGCTTGGTGCACAGGTCAGAAGATCTCGAAGGGCTCGTCTCCGTACTCCGGGAGGCGTCGCAGGACGACAGCGTCGCCACGGTCGCCCTGTGCGGCCCTGGTGGGTTCGGTAAGACGACGCTGGCCACCCAGGTGTGTCACGACACCCGCGTCCGGGACTCCTTCTCGGAGATCCTCTGGGTGGAGACCGGCGAGGGTTGCACGGCCGCCAGGGTCGTCGAGCTGATCTCCGACCTGTGCGTCCACCTCGACGGCAATCGCCCGTCCCTCGCGGACCCCGAGCAGGCCGGGTTCCACCTCGCGCGTCTGCTCCAAGGACGACGCGCGCTCCTCGTCGTCGACAACGTCTGGTCCGCCACCGACCTCGGCCCCTTCCTGCTCGGCGGCGAGGACTGTGTACGGCTCGTGACCACGAGGAACGTGCGCGTGAGCCCCAGCTCCGCCCGAGTCGTTCGCCTCGGGCCCATGGCCCCGGGCGAGATCCGGGAACTGCTCGTCCGCAACGTCGGAGCCCTGGACGACGCCGAGGCCGCACGCCTCGCAGGCGTGTGCGGGGGATGGCCGCTGCTCGCCTCGATCGTCGGGGCGAACGTATCGCAGGAGGTCGGCTCCGGCGCCCCGGCCGGACGCGCCGTTACGGAGACGAGCGCGACGATCCGCGCGTACGGTCCCCAGGCTTTCGACGTCTGGGACTCCGACCAGCGCAAGAACGCCATCGGGCAGGCGCTCGAGTCCAGCCTCCGCAGCCTCGCGGAGAGCGTCTCGATCGCCGGGCGTACGGACCTGCGAGACCGATACCTCTCCCTGGCCGTGTTCCCTCCGTCGGTGCCGATCCCCATGTCGGTACTCACCCACTGGTGGGGCACCGCGAACGGATGGGCTCCCCACGTGGTGCGCCAGTTCTGCCGGGTGCTGTCCGACCGGTCCCTGATCAGCGCCTACCTCGCCGACCGGAACGCCATCGTGCTGCACGACGTGTTCCGGTCCTACCTGCGCCATCTGATCGGCGATCAATGGGCGACTCTTCATCGGTCCCTGATTGAGGCGTACTGGCAGAGCACGGACGGCGCCTGGGAGACCCTGGAGGAGACCGAAGGGTATCTGTGGCGCCACCTTCCCTACCACCTGTGTGAGGCCGGCCTCGACGCCGAGCTTGTCAGCCTGCTGGCCTCGCCGACGTACATCATGCGTAAGGTCGCGCTCGTCGGACACCAGTCGCTGGCCGCGGACGCCGCCGTGCTCGACGCCCTGCCAGGGCGGCATGAGGTGGGCCATCCGCAGCACCAGGTGTGGGCGACCGCCCGTGCCCTGACCGGCGCCGGGTATCTGCTGAGCGGGCTGGAGAGCCCCGCCGATATCGCCTCGACGCTCTCGGTCGTGCTGCGCCGCGCACCCTTGCCCGAGGCCACCCGGTTCCTGGGAAACGTCGTGGGGGAGGGGACAGTGCTCGCCCCGAAGTGGCTGTTGCCCCCGGAGGAGAACCCCGCGGCGGCGGAGCGTGGTCACATCGGCGCGGTAGTCAGTGTGGCCGCCGTCCGCGACCTCGTGGCGTCGGGCGGCGAGGACGGGGTGGTCAGACTGTGGGACCTGGGCACGGGCCGACTCCTCCGAGCCCACGAGGCCCATACCGGGTGGGTGTTCGCCACCGCGCTCTCCGCGGACGGGACGGTCCTCGCCTCGGCGGGCGACGACGGAGCGATCCGGCTGTGGCGCACGGACACCGGCGAACCTGTAGGGGTGCTACCGGGGCACAATCGTCGTATCCGCAGTCTCGCCTTCTCCTCGGTCGACCGCGTCCTGGTCTCCGGTGCCGAGGACGGCGCAGTATGCGTGTGGGACCTGGAGCGCCTTGTGCTCCTGCGTACGATGCGGGCGGCCGGCACCCCCGTCTGGTCCGTGACGATCGGCGGCGACTCCGACTCGCTCGTCGCCGTGGCCGGCGAGGACGAGTTCGTCCGCCTCTTCGACCTGCGCACCGGTCGCCTCCTGGACGAACGCGCGGCACACAAGGACTGGGTCCGCTCCGTGGCCTTCGCCCCAGGCTCCTCCCTCCTGGCCTCCGGATCCGGCGACCGTTCCGTAGCCGTGTGGGACGCGACCGACGGAAAACTCACGCTCACCCGCCGGATCACCGACCTCAAGGCGCGCGTGCGCGCCGTCGCTCTGTCCCCGCACGACAATGTCCTCGTCTCCGCCACCGAGGAACCGAGGATCCAGGCGTTCTCGGCGGAGAGCCCCGTGGGCGAGACCCAGCTCCCACCAGGCGTGGACTGGGTGCGCTCACTCGCCAGAACGGGCGACGGCACCGTGATCGCCGGATGCGAGGACGGCGCTGTCCGCATCTGGACCATGGGGAAGAGCAGGCTCAGGACCCTGGCCAGCGGCTCGAACACCGTATGGTCCACACAGTTCGCGGCCGGTGGACGCATCGCCGTGGTCGGCGACGGGGCCGGCGGCGTCGGCGTCATCGACACCACGACCGCGACAGTCAGCCGGAGACTCCCGGCGGCCCACGGACGCGTCTGGTCCCTGGCCTGCGGCGAGAAACACGTTGCCGCAGCATGCGGCGACGGGGCGGTCAGGGTCTGGTCGCTGCTCGACACCGCTTGGTCGCTCACCCTGAACCAGGACACCCCGCGTACGTGGGCCGTGGCGATGGCCCGTTCGACACCTCGTGTCGCCGCGAGCACGGGCGATGGACACATCCGGTGCTGGGATCTGCCCACCGGGACGCTGCTGTGGAGCCAGGACGTGCACGCTGGTCGGCTGCGGTCGCTCTCCTTCGACGACAGCGGGGACCTCTTGGCAGCCTGCGGTGGTGACGGCTCGGTACGCGTGTGGCACGCCCCCACAGGGGAGTTCAGGAGCCGGTTCAGCAGCCCCAGCGGCTGGGCCCGCGCTGTCGCCGTGGACGGTCCGGGCAACCGGGTGGCGGTCGGGGCGGGAACCGGCGACATCGCGGTACGTCGCCTGGGGGCGGACCGGTTCACCTCCCACCTCTCCGGCCACACGGGCCGCATCCTCATGCTGGGCTTCATGAGCGACGAGGACCGCCTTGTGTCCGCTGCGGCGGACGGGACGGTGCGCGTGTGGTCGCTCGGCGAGCAGCGGCAGATCGCCAAGGTCCGGGTGGACGCCTCACTGCACTGCGCGGCCTTCGAACCCACGACGGGCGAGGTGCTGGTGGGGAGTGCGGCCGGCGTCGTAGCCCTGGGGATCATTGACACATGAGCGAGAAGTGAAGGGCTTGGAGACCATGACAGAGAAGACCTCCCGCGCCTCGGGCGAAGAGGCCGTTCGCGACGCCGGCCCCATCGGTGCCCCGGTCATCCTGAGCAACGAGTCCGGCTCGTTCGCCTGGGGTGTGCTGGCCAAGCGCCACCCTGCCCTCATTCAGCAGGTACGAGATGCCTTCCCGTACGGCCGCCGACAGCACGAGGCCCTCGACGCCCTGCTGGAGGAGATCACCAACAGTGTGGTCGAGCCGCTCGCCCCTGCGGAACACGACCACGAGCGCTGGGCGGACTGGGGGCAGGAGCACTTCGGACGCTTGTGGTACGACGCCCCGTTCCTGTGGGCGGAGAGCTACTTCTACCGCAGGCTCCTCGCTGCCATCGAGTACTTCGGCACCGGCCCATGGCAGGGAGTTGATCCGTTCGCGCCGTTCAAGCAGGCCGAACTGCGCGGTGACGCGGTGGAAGAGGAGCTGCGAGCTCTCGACGCGCTTGCGGACGCGCCGACCGAGGAGCGGGCCACGGCCCTGCTCCACGCCTCGCTCTGGGGCAACCGCGCGGATCTCGGCTTCCGCGTTGCGGCGGGGGAGCCGGCGGTCGGTGACGCCGCTGCCTCCACGCTGGTGGCCGATGACAGCGCGGTGCTGTGGCAGCTCCTGCCCGCCGGAGCGTCCTCCACCGTCGCCGTGGTGGCGGACAACGCGGGACGAGAGCTCATCCCGGATCTGATCCTCATCGACCACCTCCTCGAACATCGGCACGCCGAACGGGTCGTGCTCCACGTCAAGCCTTACCCCTACTACGTCTCCGACGCGATGACGGCTGACGTCGTCGACTGCCTCCGTCGCCTCACCGAGGCGCCCGGCGAAGCCGGCCGGATCGGCGGCCGACTCTGGAAGGCCATGGCGGCAGGAAGCCTGGAGGTCCGCACCCACCCGTTCTTCTGCGCTCCGCTGCCGTACGAGGGGATGCCCGAGGACCTTCGCGGCGAGTTCCAGAGCGCCACGCTCACCATCCTGAAGGGCGACCTCAACTACCGTCGCCTGGTGGGTGACCAGCTGTGGGATGCCACGGTGCCCTTCGCCGATCTCACTGCCTACTTCCCGGGAGCCGTCGCGGCGCTCCGGACCCTGAAGTCCGACGTCATCGTCGGCCTGGAGCAGGGAACGCTGGACGCCCTCGAACGGTCCGGGGCTGCCTGGCGTACAAGCGGAACTCACGCGCTGATTCAGGTGAGAAGGTAGAGCCAAGGCGGAGTGAGCTCCGGCGCATCAGGTCTCATACCTGGAATGGTCGGCTACGTCAGCTCGTCTGCTTCACACTGACGCCACTGCCACGCGGGGCAGCCCGGGCAGACAGCGAACCGGGCGGCAACGGCGAAGCCTGGCTGGACCGGATCGAAGACCGCCACGGCAACTGGTGGGGCGTGGAGCGTACCGAAAACGGCACCCCGCTCGCCCTGACTGCTCTGCGGGCCGCCGGGTGACCGTCGCGGTGAACGACGGCCGAGTCACGGCTCTGTCCCTGGTGGGAGCGGGGAAGAACGGGGCGGACCTGCATCTGATGCGCTACGGCTACGAGGATGGAAACCTCATCGCCGTCGTCAAACCGTCCGGTGCCACCACCACCTTCGTCTACGACGACCGCGACCGCGTCATCGCCGAAGGCGGTCAGGCCGGCCACATCCAGATCATCCTCGCCTACACCGAACCCGACCCGGAGACCGGTCTTCGCACCACCAGCCTCACCACGGCCGGCGGACACACGACCCAGCACCGGATCGATCGTCACTGCCGGGTGGTGTCCACCATCGATCCGCTCGGCCACACCACCCGCCTCACCCACGACGCCCGCGGCAACACCCTGACCCACACCGATCCTCTGGGGCGCACCACCTCCTTCACCCACGACGAGGACGGCCGCCTGCTCGGCGTCACCCGCCCCGACGGGAGCGAACTGCGTACCGTGCGCAACCCGTTGGGATTGTCCACGGAGTTCCACGGCCCGGACGGCGCCCGCTGGCTCCAGGAATTCGACGAACACGGAAACCGCACCGCGGTCACCGACCCGGCCGGGGCCACCACCCGGTACGCCTATGACGACCGGGGCAGGCTGACCACCGTCACCGACGCCCTCGGCGCCACCACCACCGTGCACTGCGACGCCGCAGGGTTGCCGGTGGCAGTGACCGACCCGGCCGGCGGCACCACCCGCCTGGAACGCGACGCCCTGGGCCGGATCGGGCGTACCACCGACCCGGTGGGCAACGTCACCCGGTTCACCCTGGACGAGGACGGCAACCTCGCCCGCCGTGTCGCCCCGGACGGCGCCACCGAGTCGTGGACGTACGACGGCGAAGGGAACCCCCTCACCCATACCGGCCTGGCCGACGGCATATCCCGCTTCGACTACACGCACTTCGACCTGCTCACCACCCGCACCGAGCCCGACGGCACCCGCCACACGTTCGAACACGACGCGGACCTGCGGCTGACCCGGGTCACCGGCCCGCACGGCACCTGGTCCTACACGTACGACGCCGCCGGCCGACTCACCTCCGAGACGGACTTCGACGGCCGCACCCTCACCTACCACTACGACCCCGCCGGGCAGCTCACCGCCCGGTCCGACGCACTCGGCCAGACCGTGTCCTACACCTACGACCAACTCGGCCAAGCCGTCCGCAAGGACGTAGCGGGCAAGGTGACCACCTACGCGTACGACCGGGCCGGACGTCTGCTGCACGCGGCCGGACCGGACAGCGAGATCCTCTACGCCTACGACCGGCGTGGCCGGACCAAGACCGAAATCGTCGACGGCCGCGCCATGAACTACGCCTACGACACCCTGGGCCGCCGGGCCCGCCGCATCACCCCCACCGGCGCGATCACCGAGTACGGCTACGACGCCGCCGGCCGTGCCGCCCGGATGACCAGCGGAGGCCGCGAGATCGCCTTCACCCACGACGCGGCCGGCCGGGAACTCGAGCGCGTCTTCGGCGGAACCCTCACCCCAGCCTCTGCCTGGGACGAGGCCGGAAGGATCTGCGCCCAGCACCTGATGATCGGGGGCCGTTCCCTCAACCACCGTCACTACGCGCACCGCGCCGACGGCCACCTCACCTCCATAACCGGCGACCTTTCAGGCTCCCGCACCCTCGATCTGGACGCCGCCGGCCGGGTCACCGCCGTCCACGCAGAAGGGTGGACCGAGCACTACGCCTACGACGCCGCCGGCAACCAGACGGTGGCCTCCTGGCCAGACTCCCACCCCGACCACGACGCCACCGGCCCCCGCTCCTACACCGGAACCTCCCCCACCAGGGCCGGCAACGTCCGCTTCGAACACGACGCCCTCGGCCGCGTGACCCTACGCCAGAAAACCCGCCTGTCACGCAAGCCCGACACCTGGCGCTATGAGTGGGACGCGGAGGACCGCCTCGCCGCCGTGGTCACCCCCGACGGCACCCGCTGGCGCTATCTCTACGACCCCCTGGGCCGCCGCACCGCAAAGCAGCGCCTCTCCGACGACGGCGAGAAGGTCGCAGAAGAGGTCCGCTTCTCCTGGGACGGCACGACCCTGTGCGAACAGACGGTCCACACACCGGATCTCTCACATGGGGTCGCCCTCACCTGGGACCACCGCGGCCTGGTGCCGCTGTCCCAGACGGAACGCCTCCTCACCCCGGACAGCCGTCAGGAGGAGATCGACCGCCGGTTCTTCGCCATGGCCACCGACCTCGTGGGAACGCCCACCGAACTGGTCGACGAGTCCGGCGATATCGCCTGGCGCGCCAGGAGCACCCTCTGGGGCACCACCGCCTGGGCCCGTTCCAGCACGGCCTACACTCCGCTGCGTTTCCCCGGCCAGTACTACGACCCGGAGACCGGGCTCCACTACAACCTCTTCCGCCACTACAACCCGGAGACCGGTCGCTACACCTCCCCGGACCCCCTCGGCCTCGGCCCCGCGCCGAACCCGGTTGCCTATGTGCACAACCCGTTCACCGTCTGCGACCCCCTCGGCCTGTCGCCGTACTCGCAGTTCAAAGGTCTGGGCTGGCTGACGGACAAGCTGCTCGGCCGCCCGTCGTACCGGTACCAGCGGCTCGTCACCGACCAGAGCTACGAGCAGCAGTGGATCCTGCCGGACGGCAGGGAAGTCCACCTCGACGGCGGGCCGCGGGACGGCTGGATCACAGAGGCCAAGTGGACCGGAGGTGACAACCTTTCCGAATGGGAGAAGTCTCCATACAACCCCAACTTCAAGCATTACAACGAGGGCCGGATCATCGCCCAGGCCGACAAGCTGCTCGCCCTCAACGAGGATCTCGGAGGCAAGGGCGTCCGCTCCATGGTGCCCAATGAATGGGTGCCATGCATGTGAACGAAGTGCTGTCCAAGGCCTTCCCCGAGGCCTATGCCCGCGGGCAGTTGAAGGCGTATCACGTGCCCGGCAACGGCATGAGTGGAATGGGTTCATGGCTGAAGTGATCGCAATGCTGGAAGAGCTCAGGGGGATCGTGCCGCTGACCGCGGAGGGCGCAGCGGCGCGGTTCTCGGCCCAGGAGTGGACGCCCGGGGGCAAGCTTCGCAACGGCGTGGAGACGTCCTGGGACAAGGGCGACGTCGGGGGCTGGATCCAGGTGTTCAGCAGTGGGGCGGTCAGTGTCAAGTTCTACGTCTGGATCCGCGACGTCGACGAGTCGGGCTACTTCGACGACGTGGAGGCCGTCTACGAGGAGGGGGAGCAGGCGCTGGCCCGCTTCCTGCCCGAGATCGAGGAGTCCTCTCTCGCCGGTCACCTCGTCGAGGCCGAGCAGACGGAGGCGGACAGGGACGAGTTCATCGCGCTGAAGAAGTGGACCCTCGACGGCCGGATCCTGACCGCTGGTGTGATCCAGCAGGACGCCGATCTTCCGGTGATGGTCGTGGTGGCGCTGGAGGAGCCCGGCGCCGCCTGACTCAGCCCGTACGCCAGGGCACCCACGTCTCCATCCGGGGCTGGGCGCGCCTTGGCGTACGTGAAGGGAGACGGCGTCCAAAGACGAGCCGTACGGCGCCTTCGAGGTCTGTCCAGAAGGCGGACCACCACTGCTCGTGCGGTCGTGAGTTCCTCAGGCGCATTGCTCCTGCTCAGCAGCGATTGCTGTGCTTGGGCGGCTCTCCCTGGAAGTCGCACCCGGAGCACTCGTCCTCACCCTGGATATGGGCCTCGTACCAGCCATGGACCGCCGTGTGCGAGATCGTCTTCTCCGCCAAGGCTTCGCAGTTGCGGACCGAAGCGATGGTTTGGCGGCCACTACCCTGAGCGCAGCGTTGTCGGGTGAGGGGAACAGCGGGGACGGCATCGGCGAATCGGACGTCATGGCCGCGGCTTACGTGCGGGTGCCGGTCAGCCGGACGGAGTGGTCGCCTGTTGGGAGGAGCCATGCAGGTCGCTGCGGAACCCTCGGCCGACCGGCTTCCACCCCTGGAACGTGGCCGGCCTCCAGCGGGGCCGGTCCGGCACGCTGTCGTCGTCGGGCGCGGGCAGGCTGCCCCGGCTCTTTCAGCTGCGGGCCGCGCCGATGCTGATGCGCAGGTGCGCGGCGACCTCGGTGTAGCCCCAGAGCTGCTGGTCGTCGGCCATCGTGTCCTCCTCGTTGTCGGAGACGAGCGGGCGCAACACGTGGGTGGGCGCACGGCAAGGCCGCCCCTGCCTGATCGGCGCGAGGCGGCCTTCTGTGGTTTCCCGGTCAGACCCCGGAGAGGTGATTCGAGAGGTCGAGGGCGTCGGTTGCGAACGCGAGGGCGGCGCACAGGCCGATTACCTCATGGACGGTCACGGACTAGGCGCGGCCAGTCGTCCGAGGCAGCGGGCCAGGAGGCGGGATGCACCTCGGTGGTGGCCAGGCCCAGGTGGGGGACCCCCCTGGGGAGCGTTGTTCCGCAATACATCGTGCGGTGTCGCGTACGCGCACGGGGAGGCCGACTGCAACGGGCACTACGGCATCCGCGAGCTATGTGACATCTGCCCGCCCGCACAGCTCGCGAAGTGCCAGGCCGCCTGGAACCGGCCGGACCTGAAAACCGTCACGCAGGAGGCGCGCGGGCTCGGCGCGATCGGTGAGGTCGAGGTCAATGACCGTGCCATCGTCGTTGAAGGACTGGACGAACCGCCGCGCTATTACCCTCCAGCACGGCTTCGGCTATCAGTGCCACGACCGAGCCAAACCCCACCACTGCCGCCGGCACGGCCGAGCCGACATCGGCTGGACGGTGGAGAACGGAAACCCGGCCCCGTGAACTTCTCCTCCTGGCCCACATTGCTCGTTGTCGATGATGCTTGGGGAGGGCGCGGTCACGTTCTCCGGGGACCCGCGGGGAGGACCGGAAGGCGGCGGGTGGGCAGGCTGTGGGGAAGCGCGGCTCCTTCCGGTGGGGCCGGAGGGGGCCGCATCCGGCCGGGGCCGGGGCCGTACCGTGCGTCATGCGCGCGGGACGGCCCCTCCCCTGTTGACCCGGCCGGTCACAGCGGGAACCCGGTCGGGGCCGGGCCCCGGCTCATGCGATCGCGCCGAGCGGCGCGAACCGGACGAGGAGGCTCCTGCCGGGCCCGTCGCAGGCGCGTTCCGGCTCCGGGCCGCCGGGCGCGTCCGGGTGGCACGGCGCGTACGCCGCCTCGCGCCGCGTCCCGGCCCGGCACGCCGGCCGGACCTCCGCACCTGCTGCACCCATCCGTCCGCACCACCCGTCGTCGCGTCGGCGGAGCCGCCCGTCGCGGGAACTCCGCAGAGGTAACGACGGCGGCCGAGCGGTCGGTCACGGCACCGGAGTGCGTGATCGGATGTTCGAGGACCCGGCACCCGGGGCGCCGCGCCGGGCCGGGCGGCGGTGTGTCCACGGGGTGCGGGGCCGGCCGGGGAACCGGCCCGGGGGAGGGTGCTCCCGGTCAGTTCCGCGAGTTGCCGAAGAGGAGGCGGTAACCGATGAGCAGGACGAGGGAGCCGCCTATCGCCGCTCCCCAGGTGGTCAGGTCGAAGAACTCCTTCTCCACCGGCCGGTCGAAGAAGTGGGCCGAGAGCCAGCCGCCGACGAAGGCACCGGCGACGCCGATGAGGGTGGTGCCGATCAGGCCGCCGGGATCGCGGCCGGGAAGCAGGATCTTGGCGATGACTCCGGCGACGAGGCCGAGGATGATCCAGCTGATGATGCCCACGTTCGTCATTCCCCTCATCGGGCCGCACCGGGGCGGGAACGGCCCCGGCCGGCGAGTGCATTGCATGGTTGCGCAACTGTACGGACGATGGTGAGGACGCGGGGCGGGCGGGGGTGGTTGCTCCGCGCCCGCCCCGCGTCCCCGTGCGGCCGGACGGCAGCCGTCGGGCACTGCCTAGACTTGGGTCCGCAAGCGAGCCGGGAAGAGGAAGGGACGACGGTGGTGACGGACGTCGACGGCTTCGAGGACCCGCCCGCCGAGGTGCTCACGGAGGCTG encodes the following:
- a CDS encoding class I SAM-dependent methyltransferase, with product MTEAKAQQHGSDDWSERQIAYYRDRADEYDGTYSDRMSMPRLAKALDALPVSGDVLELACGTGQWTKLLLPQAHSLTALDAAPEMLRRARDRVRGTATRFIEADIFGWEPDRQYDTVFFAFWLSHVPPVEMEPFWDLLRRALAPGGHVVFLDDSSAKAEIEEQVDEAPVPTVRRTLSDGSRHVAVKVLRDPADLTSQLDGLGWDARVETIDAFHLSGVARPREGA
- a CDS encoding damage-control phosphatase ARMT1 family protein translates to MTEKTSRASGEEAVRDAGPIGAPVILSNESGSFAWGVLAKRHPALIQQVRDAFPYGRRQHEALDALLEEITNSVVEPLAPAEHDHERWADWGQEHFGRLWYDAPFLWAESYFYRRLLAAIEYFGTGPWQGVDPFAPFKQAELRGDAVEEELRALDALADAPTEERATALLHASLWGNRADLGFRVAAGEPAVGDAAASTLVADDSAVLWQLLPAGASSTVAVVADNAGRELIPDLILIDHLLEHRHAERVVLHVKPYPYYVSDAMTADVVDCLRRLTEAPGEAGRIGGRLWKAMAAGSLEVRTHPFFCAPLPYEGMPEDLRGEFQSATLTILKGDLNYRRLVGDQLWDATVPFADLTAYFPGAVAALRTLKSDVIVGLEQGTLDALERSGAAWRTSGTHALIQVRR
- a CDS encoding NB-ARC domain-containing protein, giving the protein MATVQRWTGREARALRLATRRSVRGFASYLGVSDRTVSNWEARGEEIVVAPDSQALLDTALERSDAEVRQRFWDSVGVPTPSVSPAPDHYLPIPVPEPGLVHRSEDLEGLVSVLREASQDDSVATVALCGPGGFGKTTLATQVCHDTRVRDSFSEILWVETGEGCTAARVVELISDLCVHLDGNRPSLADPEQAGFHLARLLQGRRALLVVDNVWSATDLGPFLLGGEDCVRLVTTRNVRVSPSSARVVRLGPMAPGEIRELLVRNVGALDDAEAARLAGVCGGWPLLASIVGANVSQEVGSGAPAGRAVTETSATIRAYGPQAFDVWDSDQRKNAIGQALESSLRSLAESVSIAGRTDLRDRYLSLAVFPPSVPIPMSVLTHWWGTANGWAPHVVRQFCRVLSDRSLISAYLADRNAIVLHDVFRSYLRHLIGDQWATLHRSLIEAYWQSTDGAWETLEETEGYLWRHLPYHLCEAGLDAELVSLLASPTYIMRKVALVGHQSLAADAAVLDALPGRHEVGHPQHQVWATARALTGAGYLLSGLESPADIASTLSVVLRRAPLPEATRFLGNVVGEGTVLAPKWLLPPEENPAAAERGHIGAVVSVAAVRDLVASGGEDGVVRLWDLGTGRLLRAHEAHTGWVFATALSADGTVLASAGDDGAIRLWRTDTGEPVGVLPGHNRRIRSLAFSSVDRVLVSGAEDGAVCVWDLERLVLLRTMRAAGTPVWSVTIGGDSDSLVAVAGEDEFVRLFDLRTGRLLDERAAHKDWVRSVAFAPGSSLLASGSGDRSVAVWDATDGKLTLTRRITDLKARVRAVALSPHDNVLVSATEEPRIQAFSAESPVGETQLPPGVDWVRSLARTGDGTVIAGCEDGAVRIWTMGKSRLRTLASGSNTVWSTQFAAGGRIAVVGDGAGGVGVIDTTTATVSRRLPAAHGRVWSLACGEKHVAAACGDGAVRVWSLLDTAWSLTLNQDTPRTWAVAMARSTPRVAASTGDGHIRCWDLPTGTLLWSQDVHAGRLRSLSFDDSGDLLAACGGDGSVRVWHAPTGEFRSRFSSPSGWARAVAVDGPGNRVAVGAGTGDIAVRRLGADRFTSHLSGHTGRILMLGFMSDEDRLVSAAADGTVRVWSLGEQRQIAKVRVDASLHCAAFEPTTGEVLVGSAAGVVALGIIDT
- a CDS encoding GlsB/YeaQ/YmgE family stress response membrane protein, translating into MGIISWIILGLVAGVIAKILLPGRDPGGLIGTTLIGVAGAFVGGWLSAHFFDRPVEKEFFDLTTWGAAIGGSLVLLIGYRLLFGNSRN